The sequence below is a genomic window from Carassius carassius chromosome 45, fCarCar2.1, whole genome shotgun sequence.
AATAATTTGTTTGGAGATTTAATACTTCATTTATGAATTCTATGTTTTATGAACTATTAAGTTATGTGTTTGGTTAATGGTTACCCTTacgatttatttaaaatatataaatagtcattaaattattaattatggcCCCACATAAGACAAGCATTTTGGGTAggtatagatagacagacagacagacagacagacagacagacagacagatagatagatagatagatagatagatagatagatagatagatagatagatagatagatgatattTGGTCTTACATCATGGGTGACCTCTTCCACCTGGTTCGTCTCCATTAGGAACATTTTGCTGACCTGTTCACAAGGGCCTTTCAAAACTCTGAGCGCCAAAGGATGGTCATTCGGCTTCAGCTGATGTCTCTCTGAGTGCAGGGAGGGGAATATGAACTCGGGGACAAAGAAAAGAATGCTATGACACATTTCATTTCAGTGTCGGACGTACCTCCGCTGGTGTGGACGATATAAAGGCTGAATTCATCCGGGCAGTTCTCAATCTTGAACTTGTTGAGCAGCACCCTCATGACCTGTGTTGTCGTCATACAGCTGTTGACGCGGACGTTGGTCACAGAGCCGAATTTAGGCGTAAATACTGCCGTCTGTTTGACATACAGAAACAACTGTGAGCAAAAGGATTTACTAAAGTGCTAACAGTTAACTAAACACGACGCCCACCTTGTGGTTATAAAAGTGGCCGTTGAAGGAGCATCGGTGTCTCTTGAGTCTCCTGATTCCAAGCCGTCGTCCGCTGATTCTCCTTCCGCCGACATCACTCCTGGCCCTGGCGAGACGATCGGACTGTGTGGGCTCCTGCTGCTCCTCACCTGACAACACATCCAACGAGACACACAGTCGTTCAGATACGATGCGTAGACAGTTAACACTGGTAAGTTTTTAGAAAAAAGTCAAGAATGTATTCACCTGCCTCTTCCTTTTCTCCTTCACCGAAGTCTTTTGATTGGTCATCTGTTGAAGCGACCTCACtgcaaataaatgatttatttcatgatttaaaacaaacaaacaaacaaacaaacaatgatttCTAGAGGATCacgtcacactgaagactggagtaatggctgcttttgctatttcaataatacatttaaaatgtatttaactatATAGTCtattttattgaaataatatttcacaatattattttcactgtatttttgatcaaataaatgcagccttttgtagcataagagactttcaacaaTGTAAAAAGATGTACAGAGTTTTGCACAGACAagatcaaatatatatttctatcaaTTTAGTATTTTGGCCCTACTttttaaactacaaacataaatgtgcatttttattctagTTCCCCTGTGaaggcaaaacaaaaaacaaatttttgatcgtttttacaaactgaggtatgaaattattttctgtggtaattcACAGATCTTGTTGATATTAACTTATTGATAATAACCCAAAAGCACCCATAAAACAattctataaataataaaataattcataatattaaaataaaaatccttccTTAAACGTATGTAAATGTCTGACTTGTATGTGTCCATATCCGTTTCTGAACTCAGAGATGTTAGTGAGGGGCGTGGCCTGCCTGCCTCTTTCTCGTCCTGCATCTGCAGTCTGATTGGCCGCTGTACGCCCCAAAAAACATTGAGCAAACCCTCAATGATCAACTCTCCTTCCTCCTGTGAAAATCACATAGTCAGATATATGACTTCCACAACAGGCTGTAATTGACCAAACTAACCAACTGACCTCTCTGTGTCTTAACTGGAGGGCTTCTCCTTTGTAGTAAAGGTTGTATGTGCTGAGCTGTGAGAGCAGAATGCTCCTGCAACCAAAAagtgaagaaagaaaagaaagtcaGGTTTATGAGAACGGCAAGAACAAGAAACCTTGAAGTAACACAGCAAAATGCACTTACTTGCTTACAAATTTGTTTTCGCCGATCTGGACCTTGTCTGAATCCTCACTGTCCATGTCGAATGAGTGGAAAAACACTAGGAAGGCCTGTAAAGAACGAAGGGATGAACAGAAAAAGAATGTTTAAAACAACTCCTTTGAGAAAAAAATTAGAAGAGAATCTCATGACTTTTCGCCTCATAATCGCAAAAGGACTCCAGGCAAGATTCtcacacactgaaacacacacaaactgaactgTCTTACACCACATTAATGAACTATTTAAGGCTGGAACAAACATTTAGgtctaatattttatattttaacattatttagagTTTATATCCTTTTTACTGCTAATGCAAAAGTAATGAACAATAAATGACTAGTAAATCACAACCAAGCaataatgtcacagaatttgcaCATACACACTTAAAAAtcaaggttctttattggcaaatgtgaccctggagaacaaaaccagtcattagtAGCATGgtatagccaacaatacattgtataggtcaaaatttatgccagaaatcattaggatattaagtaaagatcatgttccatgaagatattttgtaaaattttctcattatttgcaccctcagattccagattttcaaatagttgtatctcagccaaatattttcCTATCCTAAAAAAAACCATAGATCATATTTTTAagatcttatttattcagctttcagatgatgtaaaaCCTCCATTTCAAAAATTTACCCTAATGAATAGTTTTGTGGTTGAGGGTCTCcacaaaaagttcatttatttcagtaattcaattcaaattgcgaaagtcatgtattaaataaattaaatgcacacagactgaagtagtttaagtctttggttcttttaattgtaatgattttggctcccatttaacaaaaacctacgAATTCATCaataatctcaacaaattagaatatgatgacatgccaatcagataatcaactcaaaacagctgcaaaggtttcctgagccttcaaaatgatctctcagtttggttcactaggctacacaatcatggggaagactgctgatctgacagttgtccagaagacaatcattgacacccttcacaaggagggtgagccacaaacattcattgccaaagaagctggctgttcacagagtgctgtatccaagcatgttaacagaaagttgagtggaaggaaaaagtatgaaagaaaaagatgcacaaccaaccgagagaaccgcagccttgtgaggattgtcaagcaaaatcgattcaagaatttgagtgaacttacatttacatttacattacatttatctgacgcttttatccaaagcgacttacaattgctatatatgtcagaggtcgcacgcctctggagcaactaggggttaagtgtcttgctcagggacacactggcggttcacagtggattcgaacccgggtctcccacaccacaggcatgcgtcttatccactgcgctaacaccaccaccaccccaacttcacaaggaatggactgaggctggggtcagggCATCAAGAGCcgctacacacacacatgtgtcaaggaatttggctacagttgtcgtattcctcttgttaagtcactcctgaggcgtctctcctgggctaaggagaagaagaactggactgttgcccagtggtccaaagtcctcttttcagatgagagcaagttttgtatttgatttggaaaccaaggtcctagagtctggaggaagggtggagaagctcatagcctaagttgcttgaagtccagtgttaagtttccacagtctgtgatgatttggggtgcaatgtcatctgctggtgtcggTCCATTGTGTtctttggaaaccaaagtcactgcagccgtttaccaagaaagtttggagcacttcatgcttgcttctgctgaccagctttttgaagatggtgATTTCATTTTACAACAGGATTTGgctcctgcccacactgccaaaagcaccaaaagttgattaAATAACCATGGTAatagtgtgcttgactggccagcaaactcaccagacctgaaccccatagagaatctatgggctattgtcaagaggaaaatgagaaacaacagaccaaaaaatgcagacctcagcagtgccacaaactgatcacctccatgccatgccgaattgagacagtaattaaagcaaaacgagcccctaccaagtattgagtacatgtacagtaaatgaacaattTCCAGAAGTCCAACAAGTCACtaattttattggtcttatgaagtattctaatttctgagatcgtgaattggtgggtttttgttaaatgtgagccaaaattatcacaattaaaagaaccaaagacttcaactACTTCAgtgtgtgcattgaattgatttaatacacaagtttcacaatctgagttgaattactgaaataaatgaacttttccacaacatgcTAATTTACTGAGATGTACTTTACCTGTGTTTCAATGAAGAACTTTTACagtagtagttcacccaaaaattaaaactcaTCTCAAACCTTGTTCCAAaccttactttctttcttttgtggaatataaaagaagatattctaaacaatgttggtaaccaaataggTACAGTATGGTGACAAATTGACTTCCATTGTCTACACTTTGTGCGTTCTACATAggcctacaggtttggaacgtcatgagggtgagtaaatcatttttgggtgatatcACTTTACATCCATGGGACTTTTCAATTACattaaaggttctttagatttttttaaagttctTCACACAGAACTATTCACTGAGAGGTTCTTTGAGAAAcaaaaaatggttcttcaatGGCATCACTGTAAAAAAACCTTTTGAGACCTTTATTTG
It includes:
- the LOC132127874 gene encoding ras association domain-containing protein 2-like; its protein translation is MDSEDSDKVQIGENKFVSKSILLSQLSTYNLYYKGEALQLRHREEEGELIIEGLLNVFWGVQRPIRLQMQDEKEAGRPRPSLTSLSSETDMDTYNEVASTDDQSKDFGEGEKEEAGEEQQEPTQSDRLARARSDVGGRRISGRRLGIRRLKRHRCSFNGHFYNHKTAVFTPKFGSVTNVRVNSCMTTTQVMRVLLNKFKIENCPDEFSLYIVHTSGERHQLKPNDHPLALRVLKGPCEQVSKMFLMETNQVEEVTHDVAQYIKFELPVLQSFIAKLQEEEEREMQKVKKRYADIRRIIKKYMQNLAD